The Sesamum indicum cultivar Zhongzhi No. 13 linkage group LG6, S_indicum_v1.0, whole genome shotgun sequence genomic interval TTTGATTTGGGACGCACCACACGATCCAGAAAACTACTACATTGGTCATTATCCaataagaaaaggaagaaacaaaaatatatacatcaatctaaaattataaatactcctcCTATATAATTAGGGTGAGTTAGACATACGAAAGTTCAAATTACAaccactataaaaaaatttaatattagtgataaaatgtcaagtatatatatatatatatatacatactaagtgacaataattttattttgtcactcTATAGTTATTAgacaaataaattgtataaaattgttaccaaatacaatttttaacaTATCTATGGTAACAACTTAGtgacaatataatataaggacaattattatttgttgctACTAGGTCATCACAATAAatgaatcattaattatatttagtgacaattttaagtacatttttttgtcattaattctTGCTACCAAcactttttgcaaaattataattattaaaatcatgaaattcattattatgacaaaataaatatttttgccactaaatatatatataattagtgacaatattaaaattatcactaaattttTTGGTGGCTAATCTTATTCTTTTGTGTAGTGAACACAATCggatttaaagaaaaataattaacggTTCTATGGTAAAAGTAAAACAAGAATAAGGcaccaaattcaaattctagGTCATTAGTGTTCAAAGTGgagaatatttcatttttaatgatGACCCTAACCCTAACCAAATTAGAGTacttatatgtaatatacaatATTGAAATTAAGCTGATTGTAAACAAGAAaatctcatttaatatatatatatatatatagaagccCCCTGACATGAAAtgtactaatatatatatatatatatatatgttcttttgatctttttattcattttggcCATTTCCTTTATTTgatgtattaataatatattatttattatatttaaatttaaatacttatttaatacattaatatttttaaatcaacaaacgtattcaaaataaacaaaaaaataacacacCACTGTGagaagtaattaattatatagccACGCCCGTGATTATCCACTTGGCTACTTATGTGTTGTCAAGCACTTTTAATTACAGATATTGTCTGCTAAACACTAAGATTCTGCACTAATCAAGAGTGGGGTAGGCAACATTTGATCAAACTTTTGATTGATGAATGCTCATGATGATGCCACACAGTTTATTACATCACCCatgcaatatttatttcagctcttatcaaatcgaaaggtcaatatatatatatatatatatatatatatttatgtttgtcTGAGAATGTGTCTGTGTTGCcctcttaaattttattttagatttaaaaaccattcaaaaatatcaaaaagagGGGGGATCGAGGGGGGATGTAGTAGAGACAAGATGAACATATTTTCCGGGGTCAAAAGAAAGACTACTTTATAAGTggagatttttcttttatgttaacaaaagaatatagttttctgaaaattatatttaattgttgatAAAAGACACTTTGGGAAAAAGTATGAATATGTGATCatgaattttaagaatttatatatggAGAGTCAAAATTCTTTATGTTTTGTCTTCAACATATTCgaataattttgtgtttataattaattagtatactCATACTTTgcacaatatttaattttcagcacatatatatatatgacaagtatattCTAATTTCTAATTATTCCAATATTATCATCATCTTCCTCAAATGAAACTTTTAATGAATGATATGAATGTGGCCATAAATATGGACCAAAACCTCAAAAacagacaaaaatattaatattgcaGAAAGGCAATTGAGATGAAGGGAATACTACTTTTGAGTTGTGAAGcatatataagattttttgacaaaaagtCTGCAACAAAATGATGACTgcacaaaaccaaaaaactcATGTGATTTTTATGTAATGTTGAGGACAAGTCATGAGAAATACCACTCTTATGAATTACTATTTTGGAATATTAGTTTACCATGTTTTCAtcacttgaaaaataaaattaagtataatcCTCGTTCTTGGTTTTGCAAGACTTATGGATGGTGTGtatatgcatacatatatgtatatacatggAGTTAATTTATagactttaatataattattaaatggcATTTGGACACTctgaataattttgtaaaatggTCATTcacattactaaaataattcttttcgAAATTATTCGTCTATTTTAGAGTTATAAAAGTGTCTTCATCTCCCTTTATACACATGAAAGTATATATGACATATAGGGTCACGATGAAATCGAGAGTATGCGACTACTCTAATATCCTTTACATTATGCTTACAAATTAAGAGGATTTTaagtgtaaatttttataattgagggggtaaaacataaattaaaagaacagTAAAATGTAAGTCACCCTATTAAATAAGAGAAGTGAACATATAATAGCATGTTTATTGTTAAGAATGTAACAATAGCAGTAGAAATTATTCAGCCAAAACAACAGAgaaaagtttctttttttcttccatgTCTTTCTTTTGCCCgcaaaaagaagataaaagtaaaaagactTTGTTTGTTTGCATTTCATCATTGTCCGAACATTTATCTGTATCTTAACATAAtacataattcaaatattcttttttatcttacactgataaaaatacaaaaaatcaaatatattaaagctACGCATATCTCcatctttctctttttattttccaaaagtGGAAAAGgttattttaagaatataaCCAAAGTTTCTTGTATttgtttatcttattttaaatacttgtATGTTGAGCTGACTCCTTTGGAAGACAATATTATTAAACAGAAAATGTATAGTCTATTTGAGCATAGACAGACAAATAGGAAAGGGAAGCGGAAAAGCCTATGCACTTTTGTGTTGTGTTTTGTTGATTCTTGAACTCTAGAAGGCTAGAACCCCAGCTCAAGGTTGGTACAGTACAGGAAACCTTAAACCCCactttatctttttcacaCCGCTGAATTCAACCTctttctattttcaatttagaTCTTTACTGTGTCTGCTACTTAATGCTGCTGCACATGTGCTGCTTCTTTCCGtcatcaaaataatcttttgagCTTCTGGGTTTCTGATAATCTCCATTTCTTGAAGTGAGAAAAGTCTATTATTGATTTGGTGTGTGAAAACGAAAATAATTGTTTCAAGTTTTGCTTCAAttgtttttcatgaaaatattcttgGGTTGAACGGTTGCAAGCGCGTCTCTTTTTCTACTTTGTGCACTTGAATTGATTCTCTGAGAATGTGCGTTGCAAAGTCAAGAGAGACATTATTCCTAGTTGGCTCATGTGtcattcttgaatttctttgtttcttgatCTATGTGGATTCTATGTGGTCATAAagtttgtaactttttttcttcttctcatttcCTTTTTGTCTTTCTTGGTGTTTCATTTTCATGGATTCCCGTATCTTTCCGATTATCTTTTAGTAGGTAGTTTTAGGTAGTATGTTAATGGTGGATGTAGAGACCACCGCGTGCACACTTGTTTATGGATTTCATTTCACCCTTTCaaactaatataaatacaagGGCCACTTCGATTTTTATTCATTGCAGGAGCTCTTTCTTCGATTGCCTGGAAGGAGATTCTTCTGCATTTAGTATTAAATAGAAGCAAGCTATGAGCTTCAATATCTCTGCCGGGGGTCGGTTAACTTCTTTCATCCTTCGGTTAATTACTGTATAATGTGTGATTATGTCTCAGCTACTGATAGTTACTTCAGTCATTCTTTATTGTCAACCAAAGAAATATGAGCAATAGGTTCTAAACCTTTATCTCTTAAATGTTTAAGGTAGCCAAACCTCAAGAACGATGTTTGAGTTTGGAAGGACTCATGTTGTCAGGCCGAAAGGAAGGCACCAGGCTACAATAGTCTGGCTACATGGCCTTGGCGATAAAGGCTCAAGGTATGGTAATTTCTGGTAATcgtaaaaagaaagagaatttgatatttgttcttgttttgatGGGAAAGATCCAGATTAAAATGAGTTATAGTTATATTCATCCTTAAATGCATGAAAgtatcttttatttgtttcgtAGATGTGGTTAAGTGAGAAGTTTGTTTGCAAGGATTTGAATACTTTCATCTTTCCTTGAATAACTTCCTTCAGATGGTGGACCAACTTAATTATAGCATGTGAAGAATAGGTAAAGAATGCCAAGTTTTTGTCCTTGTCTTCTAGAATATTATCATTCGAATCAATCACAGGAGAAAATGGTTCCGTGCACTGAGTACTGTGTTATTCTTTGTCCTTTCTTGCATTCTTAATCTGATTTCACTCATCCAATCTGATTTCTATGGATGAGTGGTGGTATCAAGTCTATACCCAATGTGGAAGATGAAGAACAGGGGACCACTTCCTCACTAACCATGCTTTTCCCTTTTAAATCCCTAGAGCACTATATGTATTTAtctgtttttttaaatcacaagtTGCAAATAGTTGAGTTTCATTAAGGATTAGGCTgacattttgaattttcaatctCTTAATTTGGCTTATTAATCTGTATCATTGTATTAAACAACTCTTCAATATGTTTTCAAAAAACTATGTAGATAAGTGCTTAGGTGGTACTAACggattcaaaatataaatatggtAGCTTAATGGGTAAGCTTCAACTTTTAAGTTGCAACTGTTTATGCTGTTATGTAGTCAActtgattatattattaaaagataataatggTGTTGACTTGTTACTTTATTAACTTATCTTCATTGCTTATGCATAGATCTCTTTTGCATGATTTAGACATAGATGCCAACCACCTGCATATCTTCGAGTTTTATAGTCATGGAAACTGTCTTATGTGCTTAAAGTTAAAGATCCAATACATACGTCTATTGGCTTGAGCCTTAATTGAGGGCTCCATGTAGTGTTCTACACTTTACGGTGGTTTAATTTTACTGTTGCCTCTGTAGCTGGTCGCAGCTCTTGGAAAGCCTTCCTCTTCAAAACGTAAGTTCTAGTATGATTTCCAGCCATTCTATAGCTCTCCTGTATAAATTACATCTTTATGGAAAAACACATTAAGCTAATTCCTTTCTTGTAATGTGGAAATGTTAAGTAGTTGTATTGTAATTGGAAATTTGATCATATCATTTTAAACTGAACACCATGCAGGTAAAATGGATTTGCCCAACTGCTCCTACTCGTCCAGTGTCTCTGTTTGGTGGATTTCCTTGCACTGCTTGTAAGATAACTTTTTGTAACCTATAATCGTAGTGTATACTTATGGCCACTGAGTTTTCTAAGCTGCGGCAAGCTGTACAAGCAATCGTTAATCAATACTAAACCACAGTTGTGGATTTCCCCTTATCTATTATTGGAAGtaactcattttctttttcacctGCTATATCATCTTACTCCAACATTACAGGGTTTGATGCACAAGATATTACAGAGGATGCACCAGACGATTTAGAAGGATTGGATGCATCAGCAGCACATGTCGCAAATCTCTTGTCAACAGAGCCTGCTGATAGTAAGTTTCTTCTTCAGAGTGTCATACGTTTTCTTTAAAACAATTGCTTGTAAGGGAATTTGATAGATTGAATTTCCTTAAGAGATGGGTTAAATGAGGAGAAAGATGTTACAAGTGTACAGTATTCTACTCTTACTGGAAGAAGCGTGGGATCCGTTTGCTTGTCTGTATTCTCATGGCATAACTACTATGAATcggaattttgattttcagttttgcacttgcttattttatatataaattgattaaattggGATTCAAAATTGCTTggaaagaaaatgtaatttgtcaatttatGCTCTATGTGCTTGAAATAAAAGCACAAATAGGCATAAGTTCATTGCAATTGATGTCTAGTTCATGATAAATAGACAATTCACAATAACTGGCTTAATTGTTGTCATCTCCTACTTCAGCAAATCTGTTTGACTTTCACAAAAATGCAAACAGAAGTAGATAGTGTTTCttctaatttcaattttctgtaCAATAGATTATGTCTAGTTCTGCTTACTcaaattaactattttctgAGCTTGATCTCTTTGAACTATATCATATTACATCAGATTTTATGTTTCTGACAAGCCACCAACTAATAGTGGAAAATTTACTGTTATCTATTAGTCAACGGATTTAGTAATATCTCCCTGATGTTATGCCAATTATCAAGTGGATGAAATGGGTTCCCATTAGTGTGGTGATCTTATGTCCTTTCTTGAGCTGAAATTTATGCTGCccccaccaaaaaaaaaaaaaaaaaaaaaaaaaaaaaaaaaaaaaaaaNNNNNNNNNNNNNNNNNNNNNNNNNNNNNNNNNNNNNNNNNNNNNNNNNNNNNNNNNNNNNNNNNNNNNNNNNNNNNNNNNNNNNNNNNNNNNNNNNNNNNNNNNNNNNNNNNNNNNNNNNNNNNNNNNNNNNNNNNNNNNNNNNNNNNNNNNNNNNNNNNNNNNNNNNNNNNNNNNNNNNNNNNNNNNNNNNNNNNNNNNNNNNNNNNNNNNNNNNNNNNNNNNNNNNNNNNNcaaaaaaaaaaaaaaaaaaaaaaagaaagaaagaaagaagactCATATTTTGTGCAGCTGtctatacttaatatttatgatttttgttttatctccACAGTCAAACTAGGTATTGGAGGTTTTAGTATGGGCGCGGCAACTGCTCTTTACTCAGCCACGTGCCACATTTTTGGCCAATACGGGAACAGAAACCCATACTTAGTTAACCTCAGCTCTGTTATTGGTCTTAGCGGCTGGCTTCCATGTTCTAAGTATGGCTCTATTCATACTGTGATCCACCCAAAGCATATACATAGCAATTGCCATGCTCTTCTTGGTAGCcacatattattttacactCAGTGGCTGATTTTTTTCTAGGACGTTAAGAAACCGGATGGAAGGATCAAATGAGACTGTAAGGCGTGCAGCATCATTGCCGATTTTGCTGTGTCATGGTTCTGGTATATACATTTATGTTTATCgaaatttcataagttacgcATCCAATTTTTTGTGCTGGGCTATGGCTTTCTGAGATTAcctaatttttctcaaaaatttcttttagcCTCAATATTCTGAAGGGTCATCTGTATGATGAGTTTTGGATTTTACAAATACTTTAGGGCATGCATAGATATATCAATGCTGTTGAGTTGGAGTAATTAATGTTTTGCTCGTGTGCAAGAACCTGATTTTCCAACATTGAACCTGAGGCACAAAACCTTTACACCGGACTGGAAACTAAAACTATAACTAGAATTTCATAATGTGTTTTAAGTTCAAAGATTACAGAATAGCTTCTGTTCCAGGGGATGATGTGGTGGCTTATAAACATGGAGAAAAGTCGGCACGTGTTTTGAGCTCTGCTGGATTTCAAAATCTTACATTTAGACCATATGATGGGTATTTATACACCTGAACTTTATTTTACAGCAATATAATGTCTCATATAACACAGAGAACAGCTTCTTATTTTACTTGTACACGCAGGCTTGGTCATTATACCATTCCTGAAGAGATGGATGAAGTTTGTCGCTGGTTGACTGCAAGATTGGGGCTTCAGGGATCGTAAGTCAGACAAATCTTCGGGGCTACTTGGGGTATACATGAGAAGAACTTAAAACATAATAGTTATAACAAGTAGAAGTAGCTTAAATAGATGGAAATTTTGCGTACAATAACAGTATGTGCTCCCTTGTATTGTTGAAGGCTAACGAAGCTTAGTACATCAAGCATGTACCCTAAATCTTTCCCTTTCAAGTAGAGAAAACCTGTTGCTCTGATTTTATCAATGTTCCACctctctttatatatttgaaccTGAGATGCAGTTTATTATACCTTCAACATTAAGGCTGTTCTATATTGATCTGTTGTCACTGTTGTTTATTGTGCTTTCTCCGGACACAATTTGAAGTCAGCTTCAGCATGGAATGAGATAAGTAGTTTGATCATTTTCATTGTTTGCTATCAAAGTAATTTGATCTGGAAGCTGTTATCTAAATTCGTTTGATTCAGAAAGTGGGTTTCATTTCATTACCTTTGATGTCTTTTAAGATATCAAAATTGCCAGACTATGTCATAATTTTAGACAGAAACTGAAGTTTATAACTTCTAATGACCAACAGTGACCATCTAATAAGAATGAAAAACTGCGCGCTTTTTTCATAGGGCTGTCAGCTAACAATGATAAAGACATGGAAAGGTCATTGACATCGATAGAATTTCAAACTAGTCAAGACATAATGtacttcaaattcttttactGGAATAGGCCCGGATAAAACTATTGCTAGCTGCTAGTATCAATCAaacatattcttttatttcttttcttcaaccAGGAGATAGATTGGAACCAACATGCTCTGGTATTCGTAACAGAAGGCTAAGAATCAAGATAAGAGATAGCCCTCTATTATCTTCAATGCCTCGGTGTTTGGACATCATCaggtgaaaattttgaataacttGACCTTGTTGCTTCTTACAATCAGATGTGCAACATTCTTTACATGTAAAAGGATGAACAAAAGGGAGGCAGTTTGAGAAGGCATTGGAAGGATTTCACAGCTCTGCTCATGGCTTTTGTTCAATCTTTAAACATGACGTCTTGGTGACTGCAAATGTGCCTTAAGATGTCCCATGATTTTGTGCCCATTGTGATATATGTATGCCCGTGTATAACTCCGAGGTAGACATCTACTGGCAGATCATGACAAACACAGACAACAAGCATATCTGAAAACAAATTATGCAAATACTAAGTATCATGTCTTGAGCAGAGGCACCAGCTTGTGGATGGAGCAAAGGTAAACAACTGAGATAGAGAAATGTCATTCACTACAAGTGATTTGAATGTAAGACAAGGGTTTTACCTTCTCAGTTCTGGTCATTTGTTGTGACTACAACTTTGAGGATCATTTTTCTGCTCAGTTACGACACTTTTGGAATCAATGCATGGGGTAAGAGGTGGAAATGAAGGAACAGCTTTCAAGATGAACTTCCGACCAGTTCTCAGGCCATCAGATGAGCTTGAACTAAACTCATGTTGCTGGCCATGAGGAGGAGACACACGTTTCTTATTTGGGGAGCTTACCTTCACTGCATTCAATGGTGTAGGACTGTCCTTCAATATATCTGGTGTATCATCTTGCAAAGTGTTGGAGAAATCAGACTCAAGCTCAATCACTTGGAGAGGTTTATGGCCACTGAATTGAGCCATGGGAGTATTTGGTGAACCACGCCACCGAAGGGAGCTCACTGAAGAATAGGATTTATTTCCTGAAAAAGATCGAGATGCCCATTCCTTAGCACCTGGTAGACTAGAAAGATTCTCTATCTTCCCTGATTGGTCACTAACTGTTGAGTATTCATTCCCCATTTCTGCATTACCATAAAATAATCCTTGATCAGGAGAAACCAGATCCAGAACTCCTGGGGCATTTCCTGAGATCATGCCGTTATTCTCTGAATTTCTAGGAGACCCTGGAGACATCATATATGGTGCTACAAAAGTGAGACTAGATTCAGGTGACTGGAAGTATTTTCCAGAATGAAGCCATGCTTTCGGTGCATCCTGTCTGTGGCTTTATAattggaaaagagaaaaaaggaaaaaagagttAACACACACCAAAGAAGCCATTTAAGACagcaaaaagtaattatttatcatcatATGTTGAGTCCATGCAATCCAAGTACTTCCAAGTTAGAAATTAGTCTTACTCTGGGAACTGGACTGCTGGCGTCAGAGGAGTCAAGCTATGAGGATTGCAAAGCTCAGTATGATTATAACCATTTCCGGGTGCCATTATCTGTTCAGTAAATGAGCCTTCTCTTCTTTCACCAGTACCCTCTACACTCAAAACATCCTTAATCACGCCATATtctgaaaaagatgaagaaatgATATCAGACAGAATGAGCGAATATACTAAATACTGGGTTGATCAAGTATCTGAAAAGCAGTGATCCCTTTTTTATctcaataaagaaaattattcatCTCCATGCCACTTATACAGGTGCCCTAAGCAAAGTGGACAGACTAAGGAGCAGTTATGTGCTATGTAGCTGCTCGGTGTATACAACTCTTTCTACTGAGTGAGCAAGGCAAACCCCTTATTTTCTAAACAAATACATCAATCACAGTAAGCCCTAGCACAAAAATATACTACAAACCATCCAGATGATGTAGGcttaaatgaaatatacatCCACTACTCTTAATTATAATAGAGATAGCCACAACATAGGTTGTATTGTTCAGAAGATCATGCAGTATGCGTAAGCAAAGGTAGCCAAGTATgatataatttgagaaaagcAACAAGTCAAGTTAAGATCCAATAGTAACTAATTTTGTCCCTATCTTTCCTCTATAAATTAACAGGTACAGTATGTTAGTCCAAAATCATACCTCCCTTTCGGCCATAGACATTTTTACATCCTTCGCATCGGCATCCATCTGAACAACCAACATTCGACTTCCCCAGGAGGAACAAACTCATTCAAGAAGAATAACTTGAAGAAAGTATAGCATAGCAATGTGAAACAATCACCTAATAATAAATGCACAAAAACACAACCACATACCTGATAGCACTCACAATACTTCTTGAGACACATGGACTTCTTGCAATTGCACCCTCTTTTGTGCCTTGCTGAGGATGGCGTGAATAGAGTTCCATCTTCCTGCAAAAAGTTgaacattttgaaatattatttgacaTATTTGTTTCATGAATTTTCAAACAGTCTCATGTGATCAATACCCCACTACTGGTTGCTGCTGGCTCACTAATGTGCTGTACCACTTTAGGAGCGAATGCAAGGGGATTCCGCGATTCAATTTGTTGCCGTGTCTCAAGAACCGTATCCTCATATTCCGTTCTGTTATAGCACCCCTGACAAGCACAACTCTCCCCACAGTATATCCCGGCAGCAAAGCAATCACAGTAACTGCAGAAAAACAGATTACGAAAAGGGAAAACAATTGCTGCAAATCATAATTGATAAAGTCTTAGACCAATTTACAGCTTTAAGCATTGACTCTTTTTACAATTGCACCGTTTGCCGCCATCACCATCACTGGAGTCAGAAGATTTCTTCCTGGAAAATTGCAAacaatttattcttataaagTATGGAAAACATAAAACTATAATTGTCAAGATAATTCATGGgcttgccttttctttttggggcTGGACTTCAATTCCTCAGCACTGCCATCAGTTTCAGTATTGTTATACTTCCTCTTGTTACCTGGAGTTGATTGATCCTCCACTGGATCTAAGATGGAGTTGTCTGAAGGCTTAACAATATAAGAAGCAGCAGAATTAGCCGCCAGCGAGGCGAGGCTTTCACACCTATTTTCATCGGTGCTTGCTGAAACATTCTCTGGAGGAGAGAATACTGAAGAGCTAATTGAGTTATCAGATAGATGAGAATTGATTATAGGAACAGACTTCTTTCCCCGTATACTGAAGTTACCCCTCTGAGCTGATTTAACATGCACAACCGCAGTAGATCCAGCTTGTACAGCATTGACAATACTATTTAGGTGCAAACCAATACCTGAAGGCTTGGGAATCTTTATGGTAGAATTCATATTTCTAGGATACATGGGCTGGACTGTGTCCGCCTGTCCCCCATTGATGGGAGTTGATACTGGGGCCCCACTGTCAGGACTTTGAGCAGCCTGATTAGTTATTACCTTGTGAGCATTTTCAAACTGGAGACAACGTCTGCGTATGCCACGGAGTTGGAAAGCCTGatgtatttcaaaaatatttaagagaGGAAATTTCATAGAATAATTGGATACTGACTTACAATAAGCAAGTCAAGAGAAGGaaatgcagtccatggagttCAGATGAAGCAAAAGTTCAGAAACAACTAATGCAACATGTAATTACAGGTTCAAAAATCACTTACATCAAATAAAGCACATTAAACAGAAGTCATTGCACAATaatcttttattgaaaaaCCTAGTGAATGGGGGTAAAAAGATGGTCAAAATGGTATATTGTTGTTAAAGGCTCATGGAGCACCATGGCTCAGAGTTGCCTAGAGCCAGGTCAGAGCAAGGTGCACCTTACTGAAGAAAGGCCTTTGATTaggttatatatttataccatTAATagcaaattaaattacacatTTATGGATTTAATAGCATTGGACAAaactaatacaaaaataaaaagagaaaaaaatgtaaggaTCAAAAGGAAGAGAATTTGGCTCACACGAATTTCAGcaattatgtaattaagtTCATCATTTATTTCAGAACTTCTGAGAACATAAAAACCATTTCATAGGCTTTTCATATAGCACATAATCCAAAGTTCCACACCTCAGGATCATTTTGGACTTTGTTCAAAACTGATTCTATCAACACTGCTCCAGTAGCCCCAACTGAATTTTCATGATCTTTCTCAATTTGCACTGATCCTGAGAGTAACTGCGAGGATTGATTCGAAGG includes:
- the LOC105164842 gene encoding acyl-protein thioesterase 2; amino-acid sequence: MSFNISAGGSQTSRTMFEFGRTHVVRPKGRHQATIVWLHGLGDKGSSWSQLLESLPLQNVKWICPTAPTRPVSLFGGFPCTAWFDAQDITEDAPDDLEGLDASAAHVANLLSTEPADIKLGIGGFSMGAATALYSATCHIFGQYGNRNPYLVNLSSVIGLSGWLPCSKTLRNRMEGSNETVRRAASLPILLCHGSGDDVVAYKHGEKSARVLSSAGFQNLTFRPYDGLGHYTIPEEMDEVCRWLTARLGLQGS
- the LOC105164844 gene encoding protein tesmin/TSO1-like CXC 2, giving the protein MDSPKSCKPTTTTAAETAPAQDSPVFSYISNLSPIQPVKAPPVTQGFPGLNSPPLVFTSPRLNPHSQPTFLKRAQFPGLSAAKISGLDEGRKISVTTTNASENLAAQLNSRLITSNEKDSYSSVDDQIESPQGCPDQFLTDVENMDSVDPNISSDSTIEKSENMGQPPDAVRGSKELIIKHDETSQRMSVAPPSLTTEIKEVHQQDTLIDVSAVETDIKQGGSNSIYQCSKIESKLFGDHASTNPEQDSMTENVEAEQVCPSNQSSQLLSGSVQIEKDHENSVGATGAVLIESVLNKVQNDPEAFQLRGIRRRCLQFENAHKVITNQAAQSPDSGAPVSTPINGGQADTVQPMYPRNMNSTIKIPKPSGIGLHLNSIVNAVQAGSTAVVHVKSAQRGNFSIRGKKSVPIINSHLSDNSISSSVFSPPENVSASTDENRCESLASLAANSAASYIVKPSDNSILDPVEDQSTPGNKRKYNNTETDGSAEELKSSPKKKRKKSSDSSDGDGGKRCNCKKSQCLKLYCDCFAAGIYCGESCACQGCYNRTEYEDTVLETRQQIESRNPLAFAPKVVQHISEPAATSSGEDGTLFTPSSARHKRGCNCKKSMCLKKYCECYQSNVGCSDGCRCEGCKNVYGRKGEYGVIKDVLSVEGTGERREGSFTEQIMAPGNGYNHTELCNPHSLTPLTPAVQFPDHRQDAPKAWLHSGKYFQSPESSLTFVAPYMMSPGSPRNSENNGMISGNAPGVLDLVSPDQGLFYGNAEMGNEYSTVSDQSGKIENLSSLPGAKEWASRSFSGNKSYSSVSSLRWRGSPNTPMAQFSGHKPLQVIELESDFSNTLQDDTPDILKDSPTPLNAVKVSSPNKKRVSPPHGQQHEFSSSSSDGLRTGRKFILKAVPSFPPLTPCIDSKSVVTEQKNDPQSCSHNK